The following are encoded in a window of Panicum virgatum strain AP13 chromosome 5N, P.virgatum_v5, whole genome shotgun sequence genomic DNA:
- the LOC120674200 gene encoding uncharacterized protein LOC120674200 produces MTHLVAVAAALVVAVCAAASVAAAQQPTPQPLPSNYHIITPGKFKRDQQLACGDDSNGNKPSCNAKCDKRCPNQCIVLCPGCKTFCMCDFYPGVSCGDPRFTGGDGNNFYFHGKRDQDFCILSDANLHINAHFIGNRNPSMRRDFTWIQALGIRFAHHRLYLGAAKTARWSSDVDRLELALDDEPVSIPAEAGARWESAAVPGLSVTRTTAANGVRVQLAGVLDIMASVVPITEEDSRVHNYGVTDDDSLAHLDLGFKFYDLTDDVHGVLGQTYRSDYVNQLSVSANMPVMGGAPNYVVSDIFATDCAVARFGGAAGSIAMVTAKAY; encoded by the exons aTGACTCATTTGGTTGCAGTCGCTGCGGCCCTGGTGGTGGccgtgtgcgccgccgcctccgtcgccgccgcgcagcaGCCAACTCCGCAGCCGCTGCCATCCAACTACCACATCATCACCCCGGGCAAGTTCAAGAGGGACCAGCAGCTGGCTTGCGGCGACGACTCCAACGGCAACAAGCCCAGCTGCAACGCCAAGTGCGACAAGCGATGCCCCAACCAGTGCATCGTCCTCTGCCCAGGATGCAAGACCTTCTGCA TGTGCGACTTCTACCCCGGCGTGTCCTGCGGCGACCCTCGCttcaccggcggcgacggcaacaACTTCTACTTCCACGGCAAGAGGGACCAGGACTTCTGCATCCTCTCCGACGCCAACCTGCACATCAACGCCCACTTCATCGGCAATCGCAACCCAAGCATGAGGCGCGACTTCACCTGGATCCAGGCCCTCGGCATCCGCTTCGCCCACCACCGCCTCTACCTGGGCGCCGCCAAGACGGCCAGGTGGAGCAGCGACGTGGACCGCCTGGAGCTGGCCCTGGACGACGAGCCCGTCAGTATCCCCGCCGAGGCCGGCGCGCGCTGGGAGTCGGCCGCCGTGCCGGGGCTGTCGGTGACGCGGACCACCGCGGCCAACGGCGTGCGGGTGCAGCTCGCCGGGGTGCTGGACATCATGGCCAGCGTGGTACCCATCACGGAGGAGGACTCCCGGGTCCACAACTACGGCGTCACCGACGACGACAGCCTGGCGCACCTCGACCTGGGCTTCAAGTTCTACGACCTCACCGACGACGTCCACGGCGTCCTCGGCCAGACGTACCGCTCCGACTACGTCAACCAGCTGAGCGTGAGCGCCAACATGCCAGTCATGGGTGGGGCGCCCAACTACGTCGTCTCAGACATCTTCGCCACCGACTGCGCCGTCGCCAGgttcggcggcgccgccggcagcaTCGCCATGGTCACCGCCAAGGCCTACTAA
- the LOC120674254 gene encoding uncharacterized protein LOC120674254, with amino-acid sequence MAARHLAPSVVAALVALLCAAAASVAAAQPPPPLPSNYHVITPGKYRRDQQLACNDDENNRTACVAKCDRRCPNQCIVLCPGCKTFCMCDFYPGVSCGDPRFTGGDGNNFYFHGKKDKDFCILSDANLHINAHFIGKRSPAMSRDFTWIQALGVRFADHRLYMGAAKTAMWDNDVDRLELAFDGAPIDIPTEIGAVWQSAAAPGLTVTRTATTNGVRVHLKGVLDIMANVVPISEEDSRIHNYGVTDDDSLAHFDLGFKFLDLSDDVHGVLGQTYRSDYVNQLSVSSKMPVMGGAPKYVVSDIFATDCAVARFGRAGGISMVTSRAY; translated from the exons ATGGCGGCCCGCCACCTCGCTCCATCTGTGGTTGCCGCCCTTGTCGCCCTGCTgtgcgcggccgcggcctccgtagcggcggcgcagccacccccgccgctgccgtccAACTACCACGTCATCACCCCGGGCAAGTACAGGAGGGACCAGCAGCTGGCCTGCAACGACGACGAAAACAACAGGACGGCGTGCGTGGCCAAGTGCGACAGGCGTTGCCCTAACCAGTGCATCGTCCTCTGCCCAGGATGCAAGACCTTCTGCA TGTGTGACTTCTACCCCGGCGTGTCGTGCGGCGACCCCCGCttcaccggcggcgacggcaacaACTTCTACTTCCACGGCAAGAAGGACAAGGACTTCTGCATCCTCTCCGACGCCAACCTCCACATCAACGCCCACTTCATCGGCAAGCGCAGCCCCGCCATGAGCCGCGACTTCACCTGGATCCAGGCCCTCGGCGTCCGCTTCGCCGACCACCGCCTGTACATGGGCGCCGCCAAGACCGCCATGTGGGACAACGACGTTGATCGCCTGGAGCTGGCCTTCGACGGCGCCCCCATCGACATCCCTACCGAGATCGGCGCCGTGTGGcagtccgccgccgcgcctgggCTCACCGTCACCAGGACCGCCACCACCAACGGCGTCAGGGTGCATCTCAAGGGGGTGTTGGACATCATGGCCAACGTGGTGCCCATCAGCGAGGAGGACTCCCGCATCCACAACTACGGCGTCACCGACGACGACAGCCTCGCGCACTTCGACCTCGGCTTCAAGTTCCTCGACCTCTCCGACGACGTCCACGGCGTCCTCGGCCAGACCTACCGCTCCGACTACGTCAACCAGCTCAGCGTGAGCTCCAAGATGCCCGTCATGGGTGGGGCGCCCAAATACGTCGTCTCAGACATCTTCGCCACCGACTGCGCCGTCGCAAGGTTCGGTCGTGCCGGCGGCATCTCCATGGTCACTTCTAGGGCCTACTAA